DNA from Eucalyptus grandis isolate ANBG69807.140 chromosome 5, ASM1654582v1, whole genome shotgun sequence:
ATGGCCGAGTCCGCCAGCAACAACATCAGCAGCAGCGGCGGGTTCAGCAACGCCACTGCTGGCAGATACCCGCCAGACCAGACCTACAGGATCTTCCTCTGCCGTGGCGACATCGATGCCTCGACATGCAGCAACTGCGTAGCCACCCCAGCCAAGATATTGGCCGGCGATGCCCCGGCAAAAGAATCTCCATCATCTGGTACGACATATGCATGCTAAGGTACTCGGATCAGCCCATTTACTCGGTCATGCAACAATTCCCTGTGGCGAAGCAGGTGAACGCTTTGAACGTCACAGAGGACCCATCAGGGTTCTTTCAACTCCTGAATGAAACCATGGACGATGTACTGCGGAGGGCCCCGAGCAGTGGATCGGGGAAGAAAGTGGCCGCCGCAGAGACTGAGTTCGTGGGCTCGCAACGGCTGTACACGCTCGCGGAGTGCACGCCCGATTTGACCGCATCGGACTGCGGCACATGCCTTCGGTCGGCGATAGCTCGTCTCCGTCCGGAAACGCCAGGAGGAAAGGTATTTACTCCGAGCTGCAACGTGAGGTTTGAGGTCTACTCCTTTTACGACCCCGACTTGGTGACTGTGGTGACGGTGGCAGCGCCCCCACCGGTCcggcttctttctcctcctgcTCAGGTGACTGCACCTAAAGGTACCTGGTTTTGTTTTCTCTGgctttttaaatattatttccCACTCTGTCccaatattataattttctttttttcatcgaACAgcaatattataaattaaatagctGTTTTTCGCTTGGGAATAAGCCAAATTTCTTATGCAATTGGTGTTTGATCATTGGAATGTGTACTGCAGCTGAGTTTCCACGATAATATAATCTCGATGAATGTAATCATAGCCATTCAATGTGTAAATCTTTTTATGATGTTGACGGactatatattaatatttttccaaagaaaatgccACCTTAAAGTCAAGTGAGGAGATGTTGACGGACtacatattaatatttttccaaagaaaatgccACCTTAAAGTCAAGTGAGGATTGAGTGGATGCATACGACTCCTGGTAAACACGGGCATGAGTGGACCACGAGGGACTGGCACGGGGATTCCACTTTGACTTGCAAGAGCCCTTTTTAAAGTGGTTTTTGAACTCATTTTAAATAGCACGGACGGGAAATTAAGAATCACTAGTAAATTGATTtacaaagtaatttttttggcCTCATATTTGATACTTACATGTGATCTACTTATTTAGAtacttatattatattatatcatTTACTAAATAAATGTTGTAAGCTTTTTCTGTAAATATGCATTGcttgaatttattttgtcaaatcAAACCATTTACGAGTCTAATTACAATAAAACTCGCAAATCATTTCTATGTTGTAAACCAATTTTACCCAGCAGTAAATCAAATTGTCTTTGATTACCATCCATTTGATGCATTCGTATTGGACTTAGAAGGATATAAATTGGCGTATCTTTATTCAGAACCAAAGAAACACTTCTCTCCCTTGGAAAATATCTGCAAACATACGGAAGCTATCACCACAACTGAAAGTATGATCCTCCATATGCAGGAAGAAGCAATAAATCCACATTGATAATCACTGCCATTGCAGTTCCCGTTGGCGTACTTGtagtgtttctctctcttgcttcttGTTTCGTTTGGAGGAAAGGGACCACGACCCATGAGCTCGTCCAAGAAGAAGCCGGTAGTTGGCTAAGTTCTTGTTGAAAACATTGTGTCCGCGGCTTGGAAAAGTTATGTGCCTCATTGAAATGACCAGTCTCATGCGGTTTTGTCATGTAGGCACGAATAAAATTACAAATGAGGAACCCTCGCAATATGATTTAGCTACAATACAAGCTGCTACAAACAATTTCTTTCGTCAAAACAAGTTGGGTGAAGGTGGATTTGGTGAAGTTTTTCAGGTATTATTAATTTTGATGCATCAGGAACTGCTTATGTTTAGTTAAAAGACTAtcgtcaaaagaaaagaaaagaaaacaactgAAATAATCATTTCAAGGAGGCTTCCTAATGGGCAAGATATAGCGGTGAAGAGGCTATCTTGGAGCTCAAGACAAGGTGCTGAAGAATGTAAAAATGAAGTTACATAGGTAGCAAATCTTCAACATCGAAACCTTGTGCGGCTACTCGAATATTGTttagagggagaagaaaagctacttgtttttgaatttgtgcCTCATAAAAGTCTAGACTACTTTTTGTATGGTAAGTTTAAGTTGGGTACACAACTGTCTTCTCTAATATGCCGGCCTCTTACTCATTATATGATgaaattgtaattgaaaataGGTATCTAATCTTAGCAAGCTAGATCAATTACTAAATTACAAGATGACTCTCTAATTGTGTAGATCCTGAGAAAAATATGCAATTGGATTGGTTAAAGCGTTATAAGATAGCATGGGGAATAGCTCGAGGAATGCACTATCTACATGAAGATTCCCGACTTCGGATTATTCATCGTGACCTAAAAGCAAGCAATATCTTGTTAGATAGTGACTGGAACCCAAGGATTTCAGATTTTGGTATAGCCAGGATTTTTGGAGTTGATCAAACTCATGCAAGCACTAATAAAATCGCGGGGACTTTGTAAGTTTGAAATTCTCATTACATTGGCTGATCATTTGGTCTTGTCAAGAGATGTGACTCCCTACATGGCATTGATTTGAGCATACTTAGATTGAATTGTTGTATCCTCTATTTTAGGCACATGTGTGTTGCAATCAATGTGGCTTTTCGTTTGTAGGGGTTATATGCCTCCGGAATATGTAAGGAATGGCAAATTCTCCATTAAATCCGATGTCTATAGTTTTGGTGTCCTACTTCTAGAGATCATCActggaaagaagaatgatcATTTCTGCCAATCAGATGGGGGTGAAGATCTAGCTAGCTATTGTCACTGACCAGGTTATTGATGCAAATGTCATAATGCACCCTTTGATATTTCGAGTAAGTCAGGCCGAACTTTGATATAGGAAGTACATGTACACTTTGTTCCCCCCAAACTAACATGACTTTAGCATTGCGACTATGGTTAAAATAACTTGTGTAATACTAATTATATGCTCCATTGAATTGATGCTACAATTTACCGAGGGTGTTTTCTTTCTAATGGATTGTAAACAGGCATGGAGAAACTGAAGAGACGAGACACCATTGGAAGTCATGGATCCGGCCATCCTAGACTTGCGTTCAAGAGATGAAGTGTTGGGGTGCCTACACATCAGCTTACTTTGTGTTCAGGAAGTTACGGTTGATAGACCCACCATGGCGACAGTGCTTCGCATGCTTAGTAGCCAGCCCGTCACTATGCCGCAGCCTCAACGTCCGGCCTTCTTCCCTCAAAGTACAGACCAATATATTAGTAGATCAATACAGCAATCGATCAACGGAGTGACAATTACAGAATCATACCCCCGATGATACAAGTAATTGTTTTATGTGATAGCTTTGTAGGCCTTGATATAATTGGCCTTCCGTGGATACCATTAGTGAACAATGAGCAATGTCTGTTTACTGGAGATCCTATGTATGACTTTTATATCTCAACTTTGCGCTTTCATCGTTAAGTCAGCAGTTATCTTGAGTTGCTCAACTGCCGCTTAGCTTAGTGCTCATGACGATGCGCTACGAAACCTTCAATATGCCAAAGGACCAAAAACAGCATAGCTAGCGGCATAGGAACCTGCTTGGCATCAGCAGCTGATAGAGCCTAACTCGGAGTTGGCAGAGGTTTTCCGACAAGATAGGAGATCTCATAAGGAGAAGTATTACAAGCTTTGAATGGAAGCGCCGATTAATCAATGCACTGGCTCTAACTATCCTAAGGTAGCAAAATTTCCCGTTGCGTTCATTGCAACCTACATGAATGATGTTACGGCTGCCCCGCTGTTCACATTGTCAAATCAaaaatcttttcaaataaaaaaaaaaaaaaaactgtatcactaaaggcttcatttgtttcgtggaaaataaataatttataaaatattttcctaaaa
Protein-coding regions in this window:
- the LOC120294029 gene encoding cysteine-rich receptor-like protein kinase 25 codes for the protein MQQFPVAKQVNALNVTEDPSGFFQLLNETMDDVLRRAPSSGSGKKVAAAETEFVGSQRLYTLAECTPDLTASDCGTCLRSAIARLRPETPGGKVFTPSCNVRFEVYSFYDPDLVTVVTVAAPPPVRLLSPPAQVTAPKGRSNKSTLIITAIAVPVGVLVVFLSLASCFVWRKGTTTHELVQEEAGTNKITNEEPSQYDLATIQAATNNFFRQNKLGEGGFGEVFQVANLQHRNLVRLLEYCLEGEEKLLVFEFVPHKSLDYFLYDPEKNMQLDWLKRYKIAWGIARGMHYLHEDSRLRIIHRDLKASNILLDSDWNPRISDFGIARIFGVDQTHASTNKIAGTLGYMPPEYVRNGKFSIKSDVYSFGVLLLEIITGKKNDHFCQSDGGEDLASYCH